The genomic DNA TTCGAACTGTGAGTGTCTCGtaaaatttcttcttttaattatGGTACATTAGGTACCCAGACTATCGAGGAAAATCGTAtaattcccttatcatctttctgaCTTGTAATTTCTTCCCCTGTTAAACTATCGTTTTCATGACCCATCACTTCTTCTTGGCATCTTCGAATCTTTTCTAATAGCTCTGGTTGAAATGTCATTGCATAATGCATTTCAATGGATTTCTCTGGAATACGAACCTCAATTTCTAATTTCTCAAACTCTCTGACCAATTCTTCTGAAGAAGTTAACATATTTAATCTTTCTTCTCGGCTAAACGCATATGCTATGacgtttgcttttcctggatgatactTGATCGATATATCGTAGTTCTTGATTAATTCTAGCCACCGTCaatgtctcatgttgagttccttctTCGTAAAAATATACTTCAGACTTTGATGGTCAGTATAAATTTCACACTTCTCgccataaagataatgtctccaaagtttcagtgCGAACATGATTGCGGTTAGTTCCAGATCATGTGTCAGATAGTTCTACCCATGAGGTTTTAATTGTCTAGAAGCGTATGTAATTACGTTGCCATGTTACATCGATACACATCCTAGTCCTCGATAGGAAGCATAACTGTAGATAACAAAATCTCCTTACTCATCTGGTAGCACTAATATAGGTGCGGTCCCCAGTTGGTTCTTCAATTTCTAAAAACTTTCCTCAAATTTTCCAtcccatataaacttttcattctttcgagtcaatttggttaatggcgtagctatcttcacaaaatcttCAACGAATTTTTGATACCAGCCAATCCCAGAAACTTCTGACTTTCGTCGGTGTCTTTGGTATTTCTCAGTTCaatatagcttcaatctttgatGGATCGACTTGAATCCCTTCAATACTGATTATATGGCCTAAAAGTTGCACTTCTCTTAACCataattcacatttcgaaaactTCGCGTAAAACTGTTCTTTTCTTAAGATTTCCAAAGCGATTCTCAAATGCTCGACATGTTCTTCCTCGGTCTTTGAGTAAATTAACATGtcattaataaataaaatcaCAAATCTGTCCAAGTACCTCTTGAATACTCTGTTAATCAAATTCATGAATGCTGCTGGtgcattagtcaaaccaaatgccattacaagaaactcatTGTGTCCATACTTGGTACGAaaagcagtcttgggaatatcttcggccttgatttttaattgatgataacttgatctcagatcaatcttagaaaaccatgctgctccttttagctgatcaaacaaattatCAATCCTTAGTAAAGGATACTTCTTGATAGTTATTCaactcacgataatcgatacatagtcgTATACTGtcgtctttcttcttaacaaacgatactggtgcaccccatggggacaCACTAGGTTTTATAATTCCCTTGTAcagaagatcttgtaattgcaTCACCAACTCTTTCTTTTCAAACGGTGCCatccgatacggagctttcgaaactggttccgtgcctgacgccaaatcaatagtaaattcgatttctcgatccggcggtaatcctggaagttcatctaGAAAGACATCAGGAAACTCACACACAATGGGAATGTCTTCAATTCTGGGACTTTCATATTCTGTATCCaatacataggctaaataagctttaCATCATTGGCGTAACAATTGTTTAGTCTGAATTATTGTCAGGAACCTTTTCTCTGCTTCTCACCTCTAAATATTACCTTTGCATTATCCTTAGttcgcaatttcactttcttattcgcacagtcgatctgagcattattaccAACCAACCAAtacattcctaaaataacatcaaattctcctaacttgaaaggtatcaagtcaatcGAGAAGTGATGTCCTGCTATTTCGACATCGCATTCTGGACACACCCGGTGTACGGGAATTTGGTCATCATTCGCTAactttataattaacgtctcgcccaaccattgaATTTCACAGcatattttatcaataaattcttcagaaataaaataTCTTGTTGCTCCAGAGTCAATCAATACTTTTGCATCTACAGAATTCACAAAAAACGTACCTACAACCACACTCGAATTCTGCACAACTTCCTTCATTGTTATATTAAAAGTCCTTGCTTTAGGCTGGTCCTGCTGGGGTGGTGGAGGTAGTGCCAATACtctcggaacactggctgccatTGCTGGCCCTCTATAATCCCTGACAATGTGGCCTTTTTTCCCGCACTAGAAACATGTAACATCTACCTTGCTTCTTGGGCATTCATTGGAGTAGTTCTCTTTCTATTTACACCTGAAGCATGTCACATTTGCCTTGTTGCAGACGCCCGTATATTTCTGACCACATATCTTGCAATATGGCAGTGGTGTTCTAATGATTTTCTACTGGTTTGGGGCTTGGAAAAGATTACATGTCCTCTGATTGCCTTGTTCTATCCTCttaaaattcatatttgtccGATCTTGAAATCTCGGCTTTCTATTGAAGCGGTTCTGAAAATTTCCTTGTCCCTTTTCTTTCTGGGACatttcactttccccttcaataatcatggccttctgaaccaCGTCCGTATATGTTGTTAACTCAAATATTGCCACTTCGCTATGAATCAATGCcttcagtccttgctgaaatctcttggccctCTTTTCCTCGGTGTCCACTTGTTCCGTAACAAATCTAtccaactcagtaaacttggcttcatactCGGTTactgacatattcccttgcttcaattccaagaaCTTAATTTCCATTTAATTCTTCATATAAcgagggaaatacttctccatAAACAGCTCGGTGAACCTATCCCAAGTCACGAtaccttcaccttctaaagccttcttggattcccaccaataattagctTCTCCCTTTAGAAAATAGTTAGCGAAATCAGTCTTTTTATCCCCTTCCACTTTTACTAACATGTACGCTTTTTCCATCTCTTTTCACCAGGCTCTAGCTTTGGTAGGATCCGTTGTGCcctcaaattctggaggctttactgattgaaactgcttaaaagtaacaacatgCACCACTGGTGGTATTTGTGGTTCAGGACGGGGTGGCTGCTATAACATTTGATGCTGAAACTATTGTTGCTAttgctgcatctgttgctgcattattaccatctgttgttgcattagatggaacatttggttcatggtattaTTATTCTGTTCCTCATAATTGCTATTTGAAGTCTCAGTTCTGGCCTTTatttttggtgccatttttctgataataaaacaaacaattcttttaataattttattagacAGTTGAGAGTGGATAAGGAAACAATTTGACGTGTGCTAAAACAGAAAATTTAAACATTTTAGGATTTTAAGCAAATCatttgaaataatttaaaaagttaaataaatagactgaaaaatattattttaaacattTCATTTATCTTTTCAGAATTAAACAGAAGTTAAAAATATGAGAAACTGTAAAACAGGAAAGTAAATATAAATGCGGTAAAGACTGAAAATTAAGTAAATAAAAGAAAAGAGGTTGAAAAAGGTTTATTTTATAAAACAGACATTAGCATCAGGTgttagtgcttgatacaaaaggtCTATCATAACTGAAGTCGATACACATTAAAAATGGGTACTACACACATATCTAGTCTCGCTATAACTATAGCTGCCTCTATGTATATATATCACATATAATACAAGATCCCTGTCTAACTGTCGTGCATCATAACCCCGACGGAATACAGTCTATCTCATGTCAGAGGGTCTCTAGAATAGACTAAGCAAGGCGGGTAGCTTTGTGAAACTCTGCATAGGTATGACTCCCATCATGAATCAACTCCCCCAACTCACGAGAGGCTCTGTGATAAATCTGTGAAGTCTCTGTCTCAATAGGTAGTCAGGCTGGTGTGCTGCTAAAggtcctctctctctctctacttAAATAATCCCAATATCTCACGACACTGAGATCTCCAAAACTGTATCTTTTCCTGCATATTAGTGAACTCATGACATGGCACAGTGCTAGGCTCTCTAATCTCACCTACTGACTCCCGAGATGGTACTCTGTGAATCCCAACAACCATCATGTGGTAAACCTAACTGCAACCCTACGTCATGGTCTCCCATACCCTCAACAGGAGCCATCTGGAATACCTTCGGGGCTGGAGCATATACAGGTAGAGGAACTGGAGCTGCTGCCGGCTGAATATCTGGCTCAATCTCGGGAAATAACTGGTACTGAGGAAGTAATGGTAATGGTAGTACTGGCTCGAAGAACTCCaaaggatcaaacatctctactGGATATGGTAGTTGCTCTGGGGGTGGTAATGGCTCAGGGGGAACCTACATCAGAGGTATCTGCACTGGGGCCTCAACAAATACTGGTGGTATCACTGGGGCTAATGGTCCAGTAACTGTCCTCTCAGATGATGATGCCATCTAATAACATAACCAAAATACAGAAAAGAATGGGTTAACTTAGCATCCCCAGGACTTACAAATTCCTAATCTTAGAGGCTATCCAAACCCTAACAATCCTATttctatcttatgtgatctccctatcttatcttaatcctaatgttcttgttaCATGGACcaaaacctacagctctgatgccaaactgtaatgccctccaaatccggggtttAGATCTAGGGGTTACTTTCCAAACACTAACATAATATAAACctgtttaattattattataaacATATATCCAACCCCTTTACATCTATCCATGATCTTTAAGGTTGAGGTGTGAAAACAAGAACAACTCACtatatttattacaaaccaaaattAAAATCTCATACAACTCTCTTTTTTACAAGCCAACTATCTACACCAGTTTTTAAACTAATTCCATTTTATTCAAACACACGCTACATCTATCTATACTACACCTGCTCTGGAagctcaaaactctcttcttttaTCGGGATTAGCACCCTTGGTGCCAGAGCATCCCGCTGTTTCACGCTTTTTTACCACTTAGGTTCGAATGGGTTTCATCCTCTATTTTAACTGAAAAACAAAGTGAATAACAACAATaggggtgagccataattgctcAGCAAGTCCATAATATATAATCAGTATTATAAAAaagttaaatgaaccggtaatctgtCTCCAAATGTAATCATGTATCTTTGCAAAGGAAAATGAAGGCCATTATCGGCgattatcaataaactagactgAACACAAGATCAATGTTCGCACCTATATCTTGCTGATCaatcaggatacagtgcagatctatacctacctggtatagatccattcgggtacccaggctctatgGCCCAAAATAGGGATCCGGTCAATTCCCGACCCATGGGATCCAGTTCATAACTGGTCCTTATCGTCACCATCCGGTCCACGGATGGATATCctgaacaatcggtatgctttgatgtataCCAACATCgaaatatatcaggatatatataATAGAATGTGTAATCTATTGGAATATAAATTGAGCATTCAACATAACAAGAGAAATCATGAATCGAAGTGAGAATAAAATTAAAGGAACATTAATTGTGTATAAGTGTTTGTGAATAGGAATTATCAATGTTTACTGAGTTGAGAATTTGAGTAAAAGaaagtaattcactattctggaTTAGAATAGGGGGAACCTTGCATGTTACGTGATCTATCACAAATATATCACAATTCCCTAACACTGGCTTGACCTGCCTTGTTGGTTTCGTATCTTTCAAATAAAGATACtcattgttaggtcacacacactgtagagggggtgaatacagtgtaaagtacaatcaaatcgaactttaatatctcaagtaacagaaaacaaactttattgaaacaataaactctgttacagtatggaactgttacctctcagtgatgaacaaatatcacgagagctgctagggttacaatgaataatcttctcaactatgataacacttatagtgtaaaccctatgtttgtgtttatatactacacagttacaagataatcgctaattgatatggaatataattctgcttcctaaaatatatcaatcagatatcttttcttccaagtattctattcttcatagaattccttcttcatgcatatctcttcttatgtttatctcgattttctttcctttaatcatctactgtccttatctgaacatccttcagcacttaagttctgatatccatcttctgatgattatctcctgataatataagtactgatatccttaagtcctgacttccagtaagtactgatttatcctgtttaagtaagatctgaaaactaaacataaatcatattagtcatgacattatcaaatatatctaacaatctcccccaacttgtaaattaccataatatataagtttaacagatatttgatgatgtcaaaaacattaagtacaaatgcatgagaattagactagataactacaacttacagaccttaaagctttaccaatatttaacttctgataacagcttcagtctgtacaaatatcagaatttaaatagttgtagatcttgacttggcttcatcttctgatctctctgatgtcaggagttgttctgagatagttcttcaacaaacatctctcagcatatctaagttcatcaatcatcctccttttagcatctttaagctctgcattatcttcaccaatttgaaagattgcagccctgagatcattaatctttgcttttcttatatcgtgatccagtctgatcaaataaactttatcagactcaagattgaattccacagccctgtaacccagaaaggtagttataattttagcagtattggacttcatttcaactatatcacctttgtgatctctatactttggaacatatgtgctgtcagacttaacataataaagccttttctgtcactgaatctgatccttcaaatagtttgcagcact from Apium graveolens cultivar Ventura chromosome 5, ASM990537v1, whole genome shotgun sequence includes the following:
- the LOC141660007 gene encoding uncharacterized protein LOC141660007, whose translation is MEIKFLELKQGNMSVTEYEAKFTELDRFVTEQVDTEEKRAKRFQQGLKALIHSEVAIFELTTYTDVVQKAMIIEGESEMSQKEKGQGNFQNRFNRKPRFQDRTNMNFKRIEQGNQRTCHIVRDYRGPAMAASVPRVLALPPPPQQDQPKARTFNITMKEVVQNSSVVVGTFFVNSVDAKIDCANKKVKLRTKDNAKTEEEHVEHLRIALEILRKEQFYAKFSKCELWLREVQLLGHIISIEGIQVDPSKIEAILN